The following are from one region of the Chloroflexia bacterium SDU3-3 genome:
- a CDS encoding nitrate ABC transporter ATP-binding protein produces MQNVGSSITSPCPSATSPCPSATSPCPSATSPCPSAASPCPSAASPCPSAASPCPSAASPCPSAASPCPSAASPCPS; encoded by the coding sequence ATGCAAAATGTCGGCTCCTCCATCACTTCCCCCTGCCCTTCCGCCACTTCCCCCTGCCCTTCCGCCACTTCCCCCTGCCCTTCCGCCACTTCCCCCTGCCCTTCCGCCGCTTCCCCCTGTCCTTCCGCCGCTTCCCCCTGTCCTTCCGCCGCTTCCCCCTGCCCTTCCGCCGCTTCCCCCTGCCCTTCCGCCGCTTCCCCCTGCCCTTCCGCCGCTTCCCCCTGCCCTTCCG
- a CDS encoding O-antigen ligase family protein, with amino-acid sequence MPLAITLLAALALVLALAPLRIALALVALVAVAALAWVGPVWGVYLAILSVPVQQYVLLPGGTSLTQAAVLLMAGAWLLRLLAQPQQRLAGGPMLWAWLALLAALALSASLTPYDQGEALKATMRWGVAFLVWLVAASVVRERWQALGLLACLLAAPAAEALIGLFQFFAGYGPASFRIAASLPFVRAYGSIGQPNSFAGYMNMAWPLAVALAVGAVWRGRRTGLRLAPLAGLVGAAGVTGGALLASFSLGGWVGGLLGCVGLLATLGRRWAAGAFGAAGALVGFLALGGVRLLPDAVAGRMTRLTSMLNFFDPATVTVTPENFALVERMAQMKAGAQMFLAHPLTGVGPGNFTPAYSHVASAPWYVSRGHAHNFYLHMAAEAGALGAAAYLALLGASIWLAVRAMGRARGWLARSVAAGCCGIIAAVAGHNMFENLHVLNLGVQLSGVWAILAVLPRIEAPEPHDEGDERR; translated from the coding sequence ATGCCCCTTGCGATCACCCTGCTTGCCGCGCTGGCGCTGGTGCTGGCCCTGGCCCCGCTGCGCATTGCGCTGGCGCTGGTGGCGCTGGTGGCCGTGGCCGCGCTGGCCTGGGTCGGGCCAGTGTGGGGCGTATACCTCGCCATCCTCTCGGTGCCGGTGCAGCAGTACGTGCTGCTGCCGGGCGGCACCAGCCTGACCCAGGCCGCCGTGCTGCTGATGGCTGGGGCTTGGCTGCTGCGCCTGCTGGCCCAGCCCCAGCAGCGGCTGGCGGGCGGCCCCATGCTGTGGGCCTGGCTGGCGCTGTTGGCCGCGTTGGCGCTCTCGGCATCGCTCACCCCCTACGATCAGGGCGAGGCCCTGAAGGCCACCATGCGCTGGGGCGTGGCCTTCCTGGTGTGGCTGGTGGCCGCCAGCGTGGTGCGCGAGCGCTGGCAGGCGCTGGGCCTGCTGGCCTGCCTGCTGGCCGCGCCCGCCGCCGAGGCGCTGATCGGCCTGTTCCAGTTCTTCGCGGGCTACGGCCCGGCCAGCTTCCGGATCGCGGCCAGCCTGCCCTTCGTGCGGGCCTACGGCAGCATCGGCCAGCCCAACTCGTTCGCGGGCTATATGAACATGGCATGGCCGCTGGCCGTGGCGCTGGCGGTGGGCGCGGTGTGGCGCGGGCGGCGCACGGGGCTGCGGCTAGCGCCGCTGGCCGGGCTGGTGGGCGCTGCTGGCGTCACCGGCGGGGCGCTGCTGGCCTCGTTCTCGCTGGGCGGCTGGGTGGGCGGGCTGCTGGGCTGCGTGGGCCTGCTGGCCACGCTGGGGCGGCGCTGGGCGGCGGGCGCGTTCGGCGCGGCGGGCGCGCTGGTGGGCTTCCTGGCGCTGGGCGGTGTGCGGCTGCTGCCCGATGCGGTGGCCGGGCGCATGACGCGGCTCACCAGCATGCTCAACTTCTTCGACCCCGCGACGGTCACCGTCACCCCCGAGAACTTCGCGCTGGTCGAGCGCATGGCCCAGATGAAGGCCGGGGCGCAGATGTTCCTGGCCCACCCGCTCACCGGCGTCGGCCCCGGCAACTTCACGCCCGCCTACAGCCACGTGGCCAGCGCGCCGTGGTATGTCTCGCGCGGGCACGCCCACAACTTCTACCTGCACATGGCCGCCGAGGCTGGCGCGCTGGGGGCGGCGGCCTACCTGGCGCTGTTGGGCGCGAGCATCTGGCTGGCCGTGCGGGCCATGGGCCGCGCGCGCGGCTGGCTGGCCCGTAGCGTCGCGGCGGGATGTTGTGGTATCATCGCAGCCGTCGCTGGACACAACATGTTTGAGAACTTGCACGTGCTGAACCTGGGCGTGCAGCTGTCTGGCGTCTGGGCTATCCTCGCCGTGCTCCCGCGCATTGAAGCGCCCGAGCCGCATGATGAAGGGGACGAGCGCCGCTGA
- a CDS encoding NAD-dependent epimerase/dehydratase family protein: MRYLITGGAGFIGSHLSEALLARGDEVICVDNFNTYYDPARKRRNIAAALERPGYTLAQADICDAPALEEIFATHRPHRVAHLGAMAGPRRSVEQPSLYEEVNVRGSLNILDMARRYAVGGLVLASTSSVYGFSPTPWVESLPAVQPLSPYAATKRASELLAYTYHNLYKIPTRVVRFFTVYGPRGRPDMTPHLFVDAMVRRQPITLFNGGEGIYRDWTYVADIVAGVMAALDADIAFDTFNLGNSSPVELRAFVAKLEEITGMEAQVVSKPLPATEPTITYANTEKAQALLGFAPRTTLDVGLANFWEWYQREGLSRAING; the protein is encoded by the coding sequence ATGCGATACCTTATCACCGGTGGCGCTGGCTTTATCGGCAGCCACCTGAGCGAAGCGCTGCTGGCACGCGGCGATGAAGTGATCTGCGTCGATAACTTCAACACCTACTACGACCCCGCGCGCAAGCGGCGCAACATCGCCGCCGCGCTTGAGCGCCCCGGCTATACCCTGGCCCAGGCCGACATCTGCGACGCCCCCGCGCTGGAGGAGATCTTCGCCACCCACCGCCCACACCGCGTGGCCCACCTGGGCGCGATGGCCGGGCCGCGCCGCTCGGTCGAGCAGCCCAGCCTGTACGAGGAGGTGAACGTGCGCGGCTCGCTCAACATCCTGGACATGGCGCGGCGCTATGCGGTGGGCGGGCTGGTGCTGGCCTCCACATCCTCGGTCTACGGCTTCTCGCCCACGCCCTGGGTCGAGAGCCTGCCCGCCGTGCAGCCGCTCTCGCCCTACGCCGCCACCAAGCGCGCATCCGAGCTGCTGGCCTACACCTACCACAACCTGTACAAGATCCCCACCCGCGTGGTGCGCTTCTTCACGGTGTACGGCCCGCGCGGTCGCCCCGATATGACGCCGCACCTGTTCGTGGACGCCATGGTGCGCCGCCAGCCGATCACGCTGTTTAATGGCGGCGAGGGCATCTACCGCGACTGGACCTATGTGGCCGATATTGTGGCAGGCGTGATGGCCGCGCTGGATGCCGATATCGCCTTTGATACCTTCAACCTGGGCAACTCCAGCCCGGTGGAGCTGCGCGCGTTTGTGGCCAAGCTGGAGGAGATCACCGGCATGGAGGCGCAGGTGGTGTCGAAGCCGCTGCCCGCCACCGAGCCGACCATCACCTACGCCAACACCGAGAAGGCCCAGGCCCTGCTGGGCTTCGCGCCGCGCACCACGCTGGATGTGGGCCTGGCCAACTTCTGGGAGTGGTACCAGCGCGAGGGCCTGAGCCGCGCGATCAACGGCTAG